From Camelina sativa cultivar DH55 chromosome 20, Cs, whole genome shotgun sequence, the proteins below share one genomic window:
- the LOC104769534 gene encoding NAC domain-containing protein 83-like, translating into MDNVKLVKNGVLRLPPGFRFHPTDEELVVQYLKKKVSSSPLPASIIPEFDVCRADPWDLPGNLDKERYFFSTREAKYPNGNRSNRATGSGYWKATGIDKRVVTSRGNQIVGLKKTLVFYKGKPPHGSRTDWIMHEYRLSSSPPSCMGPTQNWVLCRIFLKKRAGNKNDDDDGDSRTLRYNNNNNNNTNDQIDIITRTEQTDDKTKPIFFDFMRKERTTDLNLMPSSPSSDHASSGVTTEIFSSSSSDEETSSCNSFRRNL; encoded by the exons ATGGACAATGTTAAACTGGTTAAGAATGGTGTTTTGAGATTGCCACCTGGATTCAGATTTCATCCTACTGATGAAGAACTTGTTGTTCAGTACCTTAAGaagaaagtttcttcttctcctttgccAGCTTCTATCATCCCTGAGTTTGATGTTTGCAGAGCTGATCCTTGGGATTTGCCTG GTAATTTGGACAAGGAGAGGTACTTTTTTAGCACAAGAGAAGCCAAGTACCCAAATGGGAACCGGTCGAACCGGGCAACCGGGTCTGGTTATTGGAAAGCTACCGGTATTGATAAACGGGTTGTGACCTCTAGAGGAAATCAAATCGTTGGTTTGAAGAAAACTCTTGTTTTTTACAAAGGCAAACCACCTCATGGCTCTAGAACCGATTGGATCATGCACGAATACcgtctctcctcttctcctccg aGTTGTATGGGTCCAACTCAGAACTGGGTTCTCTGCCGTATCTTCTTGAAGAAAAGAGCCGGTAACAAGaacgacgacgacgatggaGATAGCCGGACTCttagatataataataataataataataacactaaTGACCAAATTGATATAAttacaagaacagaacaaacAGATGATAAAACGAAACCAATCTTCTTCGATTTCATGAGAAAAGAAAGGACAACGGATTTGAACCTTATGCCTAGCTCTCCTTCTTCAGACCATGCTTCAAGTGGAGTCACCACGgagatcttctcttcttcttcttccgatgaAGAGACCAGTAGTTGCAATAGTTTCAGAAgaaatctttaa